The following are encoded in a window of Corynebacterium argentoratense DSM 44202 genomic DNA:
- a CDS encoding alpha-(1->3)-arabinofuranosyltransferase domain-containing protein, with protein sequence MPSTAAVNRLPLTLAVPLLGVLCFLQSPGLTVADTKHDLVADPWHFLKHAFDVFPVQNQAYGYVFPQGLFFALADPLPDWVAQRLWWWLVLSVGYVGFFRLTGSSVASVAYVLSPHTVATLGAISSETWPMMVAPWVLLAFIRRGDGWAVPLWGSVVAAGCLGAVNAAASVAALVPAALVAVWGVVRGWVPWRRVVLWGGEVVLVSLWWLVPLFRFAKVAPPFMDYIESASVTTAPMSVLNVLRGATSWVPFVSWERAAAHEMAVQSEWVFITTAVAVVGLIGLVRARSPWLLMLVVGVVLLVGSRFVPSVLDGPLVAFRNVHKFDLLVRIPLCVGVGIGLSRWAHSAVRSGVLLLVVLAVSPAWTGRLAPLGAYERVPGYYQEAADYINANAVGTTLITPAAQFARQDWGWTRDDPFQPLLRVPWVLRDAIPIVESEDIRQLDGVMAVLGDESVEPVDAVRALRALGFGMVVVRHDLDMSAVAQPSLWVADSDSLSRRLVRAGVPVKHFGRVDVAVLGDPVDLPACSMRGAGEAVALVAALYGQRCVPGASGDVVTDTPALVGRDFGDLGRPSEFLTGGSPRDYASVADPVPAVVRGEVRASQPGYTAAVDGDVESAWEPVGPAWIELRNAAPVVAPWVEFVASGRGVVWFESDAGRVSRLVSDGERVRVRVPGPSDRVRVGVDGVGVADVRFADVDRSVRVDVPVQTRAVLLQRVMVPEASLERTLVIHAPMRVRITSDVGSWVEDVQPGELRISSRAHWMLLEVSTSM encoded by the coding sequence GTGCCGAGTACGGCAGCCGTCAATAGGCTGCCGCTGACACTTGCGGTGCCCTTGTTGGGGGTGCTGTGTTTTCTTCAGTCACCGGGGTTGACTGTTGCGGATACTAAGCATGATTTGGTTGCGGATCCGTGGCATTTTCTGAAGCATGCTTTTGATGTCTTTCCTGTTCAGAATCAGGCGTATGGGTATGTGTTTCCGCAGGGGTTGTTTTTTGCTTTAGCGGATCCGTTGCCTGATTGGGTGGCGCAGCGCTTGTGGTGGTGGCTGGTGCTGTCGGTGGGGTATGTGGGGTTTTTCCGGCTGACTGGTTCTTCGGTGGCCTCTGTTGCGTATGTGTTGTCGCCGCATACAGTTGCTACGTTGGGGGCGATCTCTTCGGAGACGTGGCCGATGATGGTGGCGCCGTGGGTGTTGTTGGCGTTCATTCGTCGGGGTGACGGTTGGGCTGTGCCGTTGTGGGGTTCGGTTGTTGCTGCGGGGTGTTTGGGTGCGGTGAATGCTGCGGCGTCGGTGGCTGCGTTGGTGCCTGCGGCGTTGGTGGCTGTGTGGGGTGTGGTGCGTGGGTGGGTTCCGTGGCGTCGTGTTGTGTTGTGGGGCGGCGAGGTTGTGTTGGTCAGCCTGTGGTGGTTGGTGCCGCTGTTCCGTTTCGCGAAGGTGGCCCCGCCGTTTATGGACTATATCGAGTCGGCGTCGGTGACGACGGCCCCGATGAGCGTGCTTAATGTGTTGCGTGGTGCGACCAGTTGGGTGCCTTTTGTGTCGTGGGAGCGCGCGGCGGCCCATGAGATGGCGGTGCAATCGGAGTGGGTGTTTATTACTACTGCGGTGGCGGTGGTGGGGTTGATCGGTTTGGTGCGTGCGCGCTCTCCGTGGCTGCTGATGTTGGTGGTGGGGGTTGTACTGTTGGTGGGTTCGCGTTTTGTTCCGTCGGTGTTGGATGGGCCGTTGGTGGCTTTTCGCAACGTGCACAAGTTTGATTTGTTGGTTCGTATTCCGCTGTGTGTTGGGGTGGGCATCGGGTTGAGCCGGTGGGCTCATTCAGCTGTGCGTAGCGGTGTGCTGTTGTTGGTTGTGTTGGCGGTTTCTCCTGCGTGGACTGGGCGTTTGGCCCCGTTGGGTGCTTACGAGCGGGTGCCGGGCTATTACCAGGAGGCTGCGGATTACATCAATGCCAATGCTGTGGGCACGACGCTGATCACTCCGGCGGCGCAGTTTGCTCGGCAGGATTGGGGGTGGACTCGTGATGATCCTTTTCAGCCGTTGTTGCGTGTTCCGTGGGTGCTTCGGGATGCTATTCCGATTGTTGAGTCGGAGGATATTCGTCAGCTTGATGGTGTGATGGCTGTGTTGGGAGACGAGTCTGTGGAGCCTGTGGATGCGGTGCGGGCGTTGCGGGCGTTGGGTTTTGGCATGGTTGTGGTGCGTCATGACCTGGATATGTCTGCGGTGGCGCAGCCGTCGTTGTGGGTGGCGGATTCGGATTCTCTTTCGCGGCGTTTGGTTCGCGCGGGTGTGCCTGTGAAGCATTTTGGGCGTGTTGACGTCGCGGTGTTGGGGGATCCTGTGGACCTTCCGGCTTGCTCGATGCGGGGTGCGGGTGAGGCTGTGGCGTTGGTGGCTGCACTGTATGGCCAGCGATGTGTTCCTGGGGCGTCGGGGGATGTTGTGACTGATACGCCTGCGTTGGTGGGGCGTGATTTTGGGGATCTCGGGCGCCCGTCGGAGTTTTTAACTGGGGGTTCTCCGCGGGATTATGCGAGTGTGGCGGATCCTGTGCCTGCGGTTGTTCGTGGTGAGGTGCGTGCGTCGCAGCCTGGCTACACGGCAGCAGTTGATGGTGATGTGGAATCTGCGTGGGAGCCTGTGGGCCCGGCGTGGATTGAGTTGCGTAATGCTGCGCCTGTGGTTGCTCCTTGGGTGGAGTTTGTTGCTTCTGGTCGTGGTGTGGTGTGGTTCGAGTCTGATGCTGGGCGTGTGAGTCGGTTGGTGTCTGATGGCGAGCGGGTGCGCGTGCGTGTGCCTGGGCCCAGTGATCGCGTGCGGGTGGGGGTTGATGGTGTGGGTGTTGCGGATGTGCGTTTTGCTGATGTAGATCGTTCGGTGCGGGTCGATGTTCCAGTTCAGACGCGGGCGGTGTTGTTGCAGCGGGTGATGGTTCCGGAGGCGTCGTTGGAGCGGACGCTGGTCATCCATGCGCCTATGCGGGTGCGTATCACGAGTGATGTGGGCTCGTGGGTTGAGGATGTGCAGCCCGGCGAGTTGCGTATCTCCAGTAGAGCGCACTGGATGCTCCTAGAAGTATCCACCAGCATGTGA
- a CDS encoding DUF3068 domain-containing protein produces MAATAPQRILVGLGTFLFVLSILIPTVLVPRLRVIPLDAGGRTVTEETTATLFDARAFATNTALDQYKNDPDCTAEGDLPTKCFIGNTPVQGVRNISTVEPSDKKLVTLRAGNVLMRLDKNEAEALISATVDTVTLDRRSAYPKEDSTFYAVAPDLGLDDSTGAFQREGLQYQFPFHSERKSYPYFDTTAQTAHPIDYLDDETRHDVNTYTYTQKLDAVNMFDAIQGVFTRDGNVTDKEKAALAGLRMRSTAGRWYSPSELQERGLKPDDNIVMTRYYTVERTLNVEPTTGVIVMGQEKLHYFFASTPEEADTVVRTGEVSPYRTALRVDAQWNSDTQDAQTSKATEGRTKLKALATARYISLLLGVAMLLWAAYSIYRSRRTTS; encoded by the coding sequence ATGGCGGCAACGGCGCCACAGCGCATCCTCGTGGGACTCGGGACCTTCCTCTTCGTCCTATCTATCCTCATCCCCACAGTCCTCGTCCCCCGCCTCCGCGTCATCCCCCTCGACGCCGGCGGCCGCACCGTCACCGAAGAAACCACAGCAACCCTCTTCGACGCCCGCGCCTTCGCCACCAACACCGCCCTCGACCAGTACAAAAACGACCCCGACTGCACAGCAGAAGGCGATCTGCCCACCAAATGCTTCATCGGCAACACCCCCGTCCAAGGCGTCCGTAACATCTCCACCGTCGAACCCTCCGACAAAAAGCTCGTCACCCTCCGAGCCGGCAACGTACTTATGCGCCTCGACAAAAACGAAGCCGAAGCACTCATCTCCGCCACCGTCGACACCGTCACCCTCGACCGCCGAAGCGCCTACCCCAAAGAAGACTCCACCTTCTATGCAGTCGCCCCCGACCTAGGCCTCGACGACTCCACCGGAGCCTTCCAACGCGAAGGCCTCCAATACCAATTCCCCTTCCACTCCGAACGCAAGTCCTACCCCTACTTCGACACCACAGCACAAACCGCCCACCCCATCGATTACCTGGACGATGAAACCCGACACGACGTCAACACCTACACATACACCCAAAAACTCGACGCAGTGAACATGTTTGACGCCATCCAAGGCGTCTTCACCCGCGACGGCAACGTCACAGACAAAGAAAAAGCAGCCCTCGCAGGACTACGCATGCGCAGCACCGCAGGACGCTGGTACAGCCCCTCAGAACTGCAAGAACGCGGCCTCAAACCAGACGACAACATCGTCATGACCCGCTACTACACCGTTGAACGCACCCTCAACGTCGAACCCACCACCGGCGTCATCGTCATGGGGCAAGAAAAACTCCACTACTTCTTCGCCTCCACCCCAGAAGAAGCCGACACCGTTGTACGCACCGGCGAAGTCAGCCCCTACCGCACCGCACTACGCGTCGACGCCCAATGGAACAGTGACACCCAAGACGCACAAACGAGCAAAGCTACCGAAGGCCGCACCAAACTTAAAGCGCTAGCCACCGCCCGATACATCAGCCTGCTGCTAGGCGTAGCAATGCTCCTCTGGGCGGCCTACAGCATCTACCGCAGCCGACGAACCACCAGCTAA
- a CDS encoding acyltransferase family protein, producing the protein MYKPPYNPSLDGLRAVASMGVLLTHTSFQTGHRLPERFDLFVAVFFVLSAFVLSRGGFGPYGEYAIKRVRRIMPAYLLCVLVAFAIYPQPWSVVVSTLTLTQIYVGLAPGITHLWSLCVEVAWYVVLPFASRVPSWLLIALACVSLGWDWVPFGPNPQIMPPAFTSWFMAGIILARLEASPPRWLVAVARRRWPLLGLALAALVTATIVGPHGLVHPSHTQFVARIVLGTVFGWCIVAPFALAPGGLLASRPMRWVGLRSYSLFLWHLPVLALVFPVLGIAPFTGHFFVVTLATIVLSLWVSDISYRLVEQPFSRGAFPTVPRFFPN; encoded by the coding sequence GTGTACAAACCACCTTACAACCCCAGCCTTGATGGGCTGCGCGCCGTGGCGAGCATGGGTGTGTTGTTGACACATACGTCTTTTCAGACCGGCCATCGTCTGCCTGAGCGTTTTGATTTGTTCGTGGCGGTCTTTTTTGTACTGAGTGCGTTTGTGCTGTCGCGCGGCGGCTTCGGCCCGTATGGGGAATATGCGATTAAACGCGTGCGCCGCATCATGCCTGCTTACCTATTGTGCGTCTTGGTTGCTTTCGCGATCTATCCCCAACCGTGGTCGGTGGTCGTGTCGACGCTGACGTTGACGCAGATTTATGTGGGCTTGGCGCCGGGCATTACTCACCTGTGGTCGCTGTGCGTGGAAGTGGCGTGGTACGTGGTGTTGCCTTTTGCCTCCCGAGTCCCTTCGTGGCTGTTGATTGCGCTGGCGTGTGTGAGCTTGGGCTGGGATTGGGTTCCTTTTGGGCCTAATCCGCAGATCATGCCCCCAGCGTTTACGTCGTGGTTTATGGCTGGGATTATTCTGGCTCGTCTTGAGGCTTCTCCCCCACGGTGGTTGGTGGCTGTGGCACGCAGACGGTGGCCGTTGTTGGGGCTAGCTTTGGCCGCATTGGTTACCGCCACAATCGTGGGTCCGCACGGTTTGGTGCACCCCTCGCATACTCAGTTTGTTGCGCGGATCGTGTTGGGCACCGTGTTTGGTTGGTGCATAGTCGCACCGTTTGCGCTCGCACCAGGGGGGCTTCTGGCCTCGAGACCCATGCGTTGGGTGGGGCTGCGCAGCTACTCGCTGTTTCTCTGGCACCTACCGGTGCTGGCGTTGGTCTTCCCGGTGTTGGGCATAGCGCCGTTCACCGGCCACTTCTTCGTGGTGACGCTTGCGACCATCGTGTTGTCCTTGTGGGTCAGCGATATTAGCTACCGGTTGGTGGAGCAACCGTTTTCTCGAGGAGCTTTTCCCACTGTTCCCCGGTTTTTTCCCAACTGA
- a CDS encoding glycosyltransferase family 4 protein, translating to MKVLMLCWRDSTHPQGGGSERYLERVAEYLAAHGHQVTYRSAKHPGALRKQQRNGVTYIRAGGKFGVYFRAQLAIVLQRYRDVDVVIDTQNGVPFFARLFTTKPVILLTHHCHREQWPVAGPVLSRIGWWLESVVSPRVHRSTTIVTVSQPSADELAQLGVPSITIIRNGIDPVPAAPQGVEKSHPHRLVTLCRLVPHKDIEHALDVLAAIDSTHLDIIGSGWWEDELKAYAVDLGVDHRVTFHGHVSETRKHQLLDGADIHLLPSRKEGWGLAVIEAAQHGVPTVGYHSSRGLQDSIIDGTTGLLVDNKAQLITSTRCLLDDAALRHRLGDAARIRATTFSWEKTGEQWEKLLEKTVAPPTGS from the coding sequence ATGAAGGTGCTCATGTTGTGCTGGCGAGACAGCACCCACCCCCAAGGCGGCGGCAGTGAACGCTACCTCGAACGCGTCGCCGAATACCTCGCCGCACACGGACACCAGGTCACCTACCGCAGCGCGAAGCACCCAGGTGCACTCAGAAAGCAGCAACGCAACGGGGTTACGTACATCCGTGCGGGCGGCAAATTCGGCGTATACTTTCGCGCACAGTTAGCGATTGTGTTGCAGCGCTACCGCGACGTCGACGTCGTTATTGATACCCAAAACGGTGTCCCCTTCTTCGCCCGACTGTTCACAACAAAGCCGGTCATCCTGCTCACCCACCATTGTCACCGTGAACAATGGCCAGTCGCGGGCCCCGTACTGTCTCGTATCGGCTGGTGGTTAGAATCCGTTGTGTCGCCGCGGGTGCATCGCAGCACGACGATCGTCACCGTCTCACAGCCCAGCGCCGACGAACTCGCGCAACTCGGTGTTCCTAGCATCACGATTATCCGCAACGGTATCGATCCTGTCCCGGCCGCGCCGCAGGGGGTGGAAAAAAGTCATCCCCACAGGCTGGTCACCCTGTGCAGGTTGGTGCCGCATAAAGATATTGAACACGCACTCGATGTCCTCGCCGCGATCGACAGCACCCACCTCGATATCATTGGCAGTGGCTGGTGGGAAGACGAACTCAAAGCCTACGCAGTCGATCTGGGGGTTGACCATCGCGTCACTTTTCACGGCCACGTCAGCGAAACCCGCAAGCATCAACTTCTCGATGGTGCGGATATTCACCTGCTTCCAAGCCGCAAAGAGGGTTGGGGGTTGGCGGTCATTGAGGCGGCGCAGCATGGTGTGCCGACGGTCGGTTATCACAGTTCGCGTGGGCTTCAGGATTCCATCATCGACGGCACCACCGGCTTGCTGGTCGACAACAAGGCCCAGTTGATCACCAGTACCCGTTGTCTTCTTGATGACGCCGCGTTGCGTCACCGTCTCGGGGATGCTGCCCGCATCCGCGCGACCACGTTCAGTTGGGAAAAAACCGGGGAACAGTGGGAAAAGCTCCTCGAGAAAACGGTTGCTCCACCAACCGGTAGCTAA
- a CDS encoding class I SAM-dependent methyltransferase, whose protein sequence is MLRRSWRLLRSFSFEQSDPGRFYGPLAEDTAELIVAIAADMEVSGEPVAVLDVGGGPGYFHRAFASRGMDYVTVEPDVGEMAAAGISVPASVRGSGMDLPFRDECFDVVYSSNVAEHVTKPWQMADEMLRVTKPGGVMVLSYTVWLGPFGGHETGLWPHYVGGDFARRRYERVHGRRPKNVFGESLFAVSCAQGLRWGRRQGAVFFPRYHPWWAWWVVRVPILREFLTSNLVIVVKKKGG, encoded by the coding sequence ATGCTGCGTCGTTCGTGGCGCTTGTTAAGGTCTTTCTCTTTCGAGCAGTCGGATCCTGGACGTTTTTACGGGCCACTCGCGGAGGATACCGCGGAACTGATCGTGGCTATCGCCGCCGACATGGAGGTATCGGGGGAACCTGTTGCAGTGCTTGATGTCGGGGGTGGTCCGGGGTATTTCCATCGGGCTTTTGCTTCGCGCGGCATGGACTACGTGACGGTAGAGCCGGATGTTGGCGAGATGGCTGCTGCGGGGATTTCGGTGCCGGCGAGTGTTCGGGGCTCCGGCATGGACTTGCCGTTTCGGGACGAGTGCTTTGATGTTGTGTACTCGTCGAATGTGGCGGAGCATGTGACCAAACCCTGGCAGATGGCGGATGAGATGCTGCGTGTGACGAAGCCGGGCGGGGTGATGGTGTTGAGTTACACAGTGTGGCTAGGCCCTTTTGGTGGCCACGAAACAGGCCTGTGGCCGCATTATGTGGGCGGTGATTTTGCGCGACGTCGTTATGAACGTGTGCACGGCCGGCGCCCGAAGAATGTGTTTGGTGAGTCCCTGTTCGCGGTGTCCTGTGCACAGGGGTTGCGGTGGGGTCGGCGGCAGGGGGCAGTGTTTTTTCCGCGCTACCATCCGTGGTGGGCGTGGTGGGTTGTCCGCGTGCCGATCCTGCGGGAATTCTTGACCAGCAACCTGGTAATTGTGGTGAAAAAGAAAGGCGGGTAA
- a CDS encoding phosphoenolpyruvate carboxykinase (GTP) encodes MSAVTIPGLKGQAPTNNVELLTWIAEAVELLQPDEVVFTDGSQEEADRLAEELIEAGTLIRLNPEKRPNSFLARSNPDDVARVESRTFICSETEEGAGPTNNWVDPVKMKAEMTEHYRGAMKGRTMYVVPFCMGPIDAESPKLGVQLTDSAYVVLSMRIMTRMGKAALDKIGDHGDFVRALHSVGAPLAEGEKDVAWPCNETKYITQFPETREIWSFGSGYGGNAILAKKCYALRIASVMARDEGWMAEHMLILKLTSPEGKAYNIAAAFPSACGKTNLAMIEPTIEGWKAEVVGDDIAWMHFGEDGRLWAINPENGFFGVAPGTNYASNPNAMKTMEPGNTIFTNVALTDDGDVWWEGLEGKPEHLIDWLGRDWTSDSESLSSHPNSRYCVPLEQCPVATPDFNDPKGVPIDAILFGGRRPDTIPLVTQAYDWNHATMIGALLASGQTAAAEGPVGSLRHDPMAMLPFIGYNAGDYLQHWINMGKKGGDKMPAVFLVNWFRRGDDGRFLWPGFGENSRVLKWIVDRIEGKVDARETVAGHTANVEDLDLDGLDINVDDVREALRAHPSEWAGDIDDNEAWLKKLGPKVPSEVWDQFEALKQRIRNATK; translated from the coding sequence ATGTCCGCTGTCACCATCCCCGGCCTCAAAGGCCAAGCCCCCACAAACAACGTCGAACTGCTCACCTGGATCGCTGAAGCAGTCGAACTGCTGCAGCCCGACGAAGTCGTATTCACTGACGGTTCCCAGGAAGAAGCCGACCGCCTCGCAGAAGAGCTCATCGAGGCCGGCACCCTCATCCGACTGAACCCAGAAAAGCGACCCAACAGCTTCCTCGCGCGCTCCAACCCCGATGACGTCGCCCGTGTCGAATCCCGCACCTTCATCTGCTCCGAGACCGAAGAAGGCGCCGGCCCCACCAACAACTGGGTCGACCCGGTCAAGATGAAGGCCGAGATGACCGAGCACTACCGCGGCGCAATGAAGGGCCGCACCATGTACGTGGTTCCCTTCTGCATGGGCCCCATCGACGCCGAAAGCCCCAAGCTCGGCGTTCAGCTCACCGACTCCGCGTACGTTGTACTCTCCATGCGCATCATGACCCGCATGGGCAAGGCCGCACTGGACAAGATCGGTGACCACGGCGACTTCGTCCGCGCACTCCACTCCGTCGGCGCACCCCTGGCCGAAGGCGAAAAGGACGTCGCGTGGCCCTGCAACGAAACCAAGTACATTACCCAGTTCCCCGAAACCCGTGAGATCTGGTCCTTCGGCTCCGGCTACGGCGGAAACGCCATCCTCGCTAAGAAGTGCTACGCGCTGCGTATCGCCTCCGTCATGGCTCGCGACGAAGGCTGGATGGCAGAGCACATGCTCATCCTCAAGCTCACCAGCCCCGAAGGCAAGGCCTACAACATCGCCGCAGCATTCCCCTCTGCTTGTGGCAAGACCAACCTGGCCATGATCGAGCCCACCATCGAGGGCTGGAAGGCAGAGGTCGTCGGTGACGACATCGCCTGGATGCACTTCGGTGAAGACGGCCGCCTCTGGGCGATCAACCCCGAAAACGGCTTCTTCGGTGTCGCACCCGGCACCAACTACGCCTCCAACCCCAACGCCATGAAGACCATGGAACCGGGCAACACCATCTTCACTAACGTTGCACTCACTGACGACGGTGACGTCTGGTGGGAAGGCCTCGAAGGCAAGCCGGAGCACCTCATCGACTGGCTCGGCCGCGACTGGACCTCCGACTCCGAGTCCTTGTCCAGCCACCCGAACTCCCGCTACTGCGTGCCGCTCGAGCAGTGCCCCGTCGCAACCCCGGACTTCAACGACCCCAAGGGTGTGCCGATCGACGCCATCCTCTTCGGTGGACGCCGCCCCGACACCATCCCGCTGGTCACCCAGGCATACGACTGGAACCACGCCACCATGATCGGTGCCCTCCTGGCATCCGGTCAGACTGCAGCAGCAGAAGGCCCCGTCGGCTCCCTGCGTCACGACCCCATGGCCATGCTGCCCTTCATTGGTTACAACGCCGGTGACTACCTGCAGCACTGGATCAACATGGGCAAGAAGGGCGGCGACAAGATGCCCGCCGTCTTCCTCGTCAACTGGTTCCGCCGCGGCGACGACGGTCGCTTCCTCTGGCCCGGCTTCGGTGAGAACAGTCGCGTCCTCAAGTGGATCGTCGACCGCATCGAAGGCAAGGTCGACGCCCGCGAAACCGTCGCAGGCCACACCGCCAACGTCGAAGACCTCGACCTCGATGGCCTCGACATCAACGTCGACGATGTGCGCGAAGCACTGCGTGCACACCCCTCCGAATGGGCTGGCGACATCGACGACAACGAGGCATGGCTCAAGAAGCTCGGCCCCAAGGTTCCGAGTGAAGTGTGGGATCAGTTCGAAGCGCTCAAGCAGCGCATTCGTAACGCAACCAAGTAA
- the trmB gene encoding tRNA (guanosine(46)-N7)-methyltransferase TrmB — MSTHANKPAPHVDPRPSGNRPPQTDFGDDLDYPRLGAVSFRRGTLTDNQEKTWEDNWPIFGKELSEDSSIIDAAEWFGRQAPLIVEIGSGTGTSTAAMAPVEADTNVVAVELYKPGLAKLLGSIVRGDISNIRMVKGDGVEVLARMFAPESLDGIRIFFPDPWPKARHHKRRIIQSGPLNLIASRLKKGGVLHVATDHAGYAEWIDELVNVEPQLEFLGWPWPECPQLTDRQVITKFEGKGLDKDHTIREYLWRKR; from the coding sequence ATGTCTACACACGCTAACAAACCAGCCCCCCATGTCGATCCGCGCCCTTCGGGCAATCGCCCACCCCAAACGGACTTCGGCGACGACCTGGATTACCCACGCCTCGGCGCAGTGAGCTTTCGCCGAGGCACCCTCACCGATAACCAGGAAAAAACCTGGGAGGACAACTGGCCGATCTTCGGCAAGGAACTGTCGGAGGATTCTTCGATTATTGACGCCGCGGAGTGGTTCGGTCGGCAGGCTCCCTTGATTGTGGAGATCGGTTCGGGCACCGGCACATCCACCGCAGCCATGGCTCCCGTGGAGGCCGACACGAATGTGGTCGCCGTCGAGCTGTATAAGCCTGGTTTGGCGAAGCTGCTGGGCTCGATTGTCCGGGGCGATATCTCGAATATCCGGATGGTTAAGGGCGACGGTGTGGAGGTGCTGGCACGCATGTTCGCTCCTGAGTCCTTGGACGGGATCCGGATTTTCTTCCCCGACCCGTGGCCCAAGGCCCGCCACCATAAGCGCCGGATTATTCAGTCGGGACCGCTGAACCTCATTGCATCCCGCCTGAAGAAGGGCGGCGTCTTGCATGTGGCCACCGACCACGCGGGCTATGCCGAGTGGATTGACGAGCTCGTCAACGTTGAACCGCAGTTAGAATTTTTGGGCTGGCCGTGGCCGGAATGTCCACAGTTGACGGATCGTCAGGTGATCACCAAGTTCGAGGGCAAGGGCCTCGACAAGGACCACACGATCCGCGAGTACCTGTGGCGCAAGCGTTAA
- a CDS encoding NYN domain-containing protein, translated as MSFDTYPAPSNDIALLIWDAPNIDMGLGSILGGRPSANYRPRFDAVGRWLLERSEELSEDLDVPISPEATVFTNVTPGAADGIRSWVEALRNVGFAVFAKPKLTDDSDVDPDMLNHIDARHNQGVLRSVFVASADGQNFKPTLDRLVDDGVHVCVVGFQEHVSWAVTDDRYEFCDLEDIPGVFREPLPRVSLDSLPEGGAWLQPFRPLSSL; from the coding sequence ATGAGTTTCGATACCTACCCTGCCCCCTCGAATGACATTGCCCTGTTGATTTGGGATGCCCCGAATATCGACATGGGCTTGGGCTCCATCCTTGGAGGCCGCCCGTCGGCCAATTACAGGCCACGCTTTGACGCTGTGGGCCGCTGGTTGTTGGAGCGCAGCGAGGAACTCTCGGAGGACCTGGATGTGCCCATCTCCCCCGAGGCGACGGTGTTTACCAATGTCACACCCGGTGCTGCCGATGGGATTCGCTCCTGGGTTGAAGCATTGCGCAATGTTGGTTTTGCGGTGTTCGCGAAGCCAAAATTGACGGACGATTCTGATGTGGATCCCGACATGCTGAACCACATCGATGCCCGCCATAACCAGGGTGTTTTGCGTTCGGTGTTTGTTGCAAGTGCCGACGGGCAAAATTTCAAACCCACCCTGGACCGCCTGGTAGACGATGGCGTCCATGTGTGCGTAGTGGGTTTCCAGGAGCACGTCTCGTGGGCTGTCACCGACGATCGCTACGAGTTTTGTGATCTGGAGGACATCCCGGGTGTCTTCCGTGAGCCTCTGCCCCGCGTAAGCTTGGATTCCTTGCCTGAGGGTGGTGCTTGGTTGCAGCCATTCCGCCCATTGAGTTCGCTGTAG